A window of the Hordeum vulgare subsp. vulgare chromosome 5H, MorexV3_pseudomolecules_assembly, whole genome shotgun sequence genome harbors these coding sequences:
- the LOC123395260 gene encoding COP1-interacting protein 7-like, protein MRPDTRLDSAAFQLTPTRTRCDLVVVVNGRKEKIASGLLNPFVAHLKAAQDQIAKGGYTILLQPDPGADAPWFTRGTIQRFVRFVSTPEVLERVTTIESEILQLHDAIAVQNNANIGLKSAEGYNVDSSMEGSKTSYDPDGDKALVLYKPGTHPASTLQSDTGVHEEHSKVQLLRVLETRKTVLRKEQAMAFARAVAAGFDIDNLLYLISFAERFGASRLMKACTQFIDLWRQKHETGQWIDVEPEAMSARSEFPPFNAAGIMLMGDKETMSVSNGDTNGEDAAKADHRTPQHLGAPHRGPYQSGYPPWAMHPPYPMQGMPPYYPGANPYYPPPYPPTDDPRYNHSERRPSRKNSSDSKDFDNSDDESDDESGSERESSHGRKSSKKGNRSGKKKSNVIVIRNVNVTSRKKHGSSESESQSGSDVASEDSDDSHRKSSKRNHHKRSSSKKKGGKKTTVESEDEYTKDEVSNGHQDGDQGNWNAFQNFLLRDEEKTRDDNDADMFAGERGPPPPSRRKENTRNMDDPILLSDRGSADVNERNAIPFNTANGRIRARQIMSGDELMMSGEGRSFVDGDMKEIEAGGGGYRRGANDDFMVYGHDNSMDRGSSLDPLAEAHYKRPTVEEKKNVHTMSDESFMIRVSSNSHNNLGADGRTAIDIDAELGSSVQKTSDAKAGGQLFYEPDELIPERGFEDVSFGYDPSMDYDSHMQIQHDVSIEDANAEDLSVCVESEEKTPGKDKKLRGSQEGLDKRRKDATARRLSAPKGPLTDAQKRAQNLRAYKAGLQKEKKELEAEQMKRLERLKQERQKRIAARSGASHPQKTAKSSAVSKSTSSLAEMKKEKSGSTPESLIERLKKLAQPKTNASTLNPKPATADHPRRRSLPE, encoded by the exons atgagGCCGGACACGCGCCTCGACTCGGCCGCGTTCCAGCTCACTCCGACCCGCACCAG gTGTGATTTGGTTGTGGTGGTGaatgggaggaaggagaagatcgCCTCCGGCCTGCTCAACCCCTTCGTCGCGCACCTGAAGGCCGCCCAGGACCAGATCGCCAAGGGTGGCTACACCATCCTGCTCCAGCCCGATCCGGGTGCCGACGCGCCATGGTTCACCAGGGGCACCATCCAGAG GTTCGTCCGTTTCGTGAGCACGCCGGAGGTCCTGGAGCGGGTCACCACCATCGAGTCCGAGATACTGCAGCTCCACGACGCCATCGCCGTCCAGAACAATGCAAATATTGGACTCAAATCT GCAGAAGGCTATAATGTGGACTCCTCCATGGAAG GTAGCAAGACAAGTTATGATCCTGATGGTGATAAGGCACTCGTTCTGTACAAG CCTGGCACACATCCAGCATCAACACTGCAGAGCGACACTGGAGTACACGAGGAGcattcaaa AGTTCAACTTCTCAGAGTGCTGGAGACTCGCAAGACTGTCTTACGTAAAGAGCAGGCTATGGCCTTTGCCCGTGCTGTAGCTGCTGGTTTTGATATAGACAACCTGCTATATTTGATATCGTTCGCAGAGCGTTTTGGTGCTTCACGCTTGAT GAAGGCGTGTACACAGTTCATTGATTTGTGGAGGCAAAAACATGAAACTGGACAGTGGATTGACGTTGAACCTGAAGCAATGTCTGCACGCTCTGAATTTCCTCCCTTCAATGCTGCTGGCATTATGTTAATGGGAGATAAAGAAACAATGTCTGTCTCTAATGGAGATACAAATGGCGAAGATGCTGCTAAAGCTG ATCACAGGACACCTCAACACTTAGGAGCTCCCCATCGTGGTCCATATCAATCAGGATATCCACCATGGGCAATGCATCCGCCTTACCCCATGCAAGGCATGCCACCATACTACCCTGGGGCAAACCCATATTACCCTCCTCCCTACCCCCCAACAGATGATCCCAGGTACAACCACTCAGAAAGGAGACCATCAAGGAAGAACTCATCAGATAGCAAGGACTTCGACAACTCTGATGATGAGAGTGATGACGAAAGTGGTTCAGAGAGGGAGAGTTCTCATGGCCGCAAGTCGAGTAAAAAGGGCAATCGGTCAGGCAAGAAAAAATCTAATGTAATTGTTATACGCAATGTAAATGTAACATCAAGGAAGAAGCATGGGTCATCAGAGAGCGAGTCTCAATCAGGTTCTGATGTGGCATCAGAGGATAGTGATGATTCACACAGAAAATCCAGCAAGAGGAATCATCATAAGCGCTCGAGCTCGAAGAAAAAAGGGGGCAAGAAAACCACTGTTGAGTCTGAAGATGAGTACACCAAGGATGAAGTGTCTAATGGGCATCAAGATGGAGATCAAGGAAACTGGAATGCGTTCCAGAATTTCTTGCTCAGAGACGAAGAGAAGACAAGAGATGATAATGACGCGGACATGTTCGCTGGCGAAAGAGGGCCACCACCACCCTCTAGGAGGAAAGAGAACACAAGAAATATGGATGATCCTATTCTTTTATCCGATCGAGGTTCCGCTGATGTCAACGAGCGGAATGCAATACCTTTCAACACAGCCAATGGGAGAATTAGGGCCAGGCAGATAATGTCTGGTGATGAACTTATGATGTCTGGGGAAGGGCGGAGCTTTGTGGATGGCGACATGAAGGAGATAGAAGCCGGAGGTGGGGGATACAGAAGAGGGGCAAATGATGACTTCATGGTTTATGGACATGACAACTCAATGGACAGGGGGAGCTCTTTGGACCCCCTCGCCGAGGCACATTACAAGAGACCCACTGTGGAGGAAAAGAAGAATGTGCACACTATGAGCGACGAGTCTTTCATGATACGTGTTAGCTCCAACTCACACAATAATCTTGGAGCAGACGGCCGTACTGCGATTGACATAGATGCCGAGCTTGGCTCAAGTGTTCAGAAAACATCAGATGCCAAGGCTGGAGGTCAACTTTTCTATGAGCCAGATGAGTTGATTCCAGAGCGTGGATTTGAAGATGTGTCATTTGGATATGACCCATCAATGGACTATGATAGCCACATGCAGATTCAACATGACGTCAGTATTGAAGATGCAAATGCAGAGGATTTATCTGTTTGCGTCGAGAGTGAAGAAAAGACGCCTGGGAAAGATAAGAAGCTTAGAGGTTCACAGGAGGGTTTGGATAAAAGAAGGAAGGATGCCACAGCAAGAAGATTGTCGGCGCCCAAAGGCCCACTAACTGATGCACAGAAACGTGCGCAAAACCTACGGGCGTACAAAGCGGGCCttcaaaaggaaaagaaagagctG gaagCGGAGCAGATGAAACGGCTCGAAAGGCTTAAGCAAGAGAGGCAAAAGAGAATTGCTGCAAGAAGCGGCGCATCACATCCTCAGAAAACAGCTAAATCAAGCGCAGTGAGCAAGTCAACCTCATCCTTGGCTGAGATGAAAAAGGAGAAAAGTGGCAGCACACCTGAATCGTTGATTGAGCGATTGAAAAAGCTTGCTCAACCGAAAACCAATGCTTCAACTTTGAATCCGAAGCCAGCCACCGCGGACCACCCACGGAGGAGAAGCTTGCCGGAATAA